One uncultured Pseudodesulfovibrio sp. genomic window carries:
- a CDS encoding DUF6506 family protein, producing MSDVLKAAFIFVAPNADPASQRSWVKTEAVELLAVAVKDYAQAEAVARELVEKDGIKAIELCGGFGVAGTARIAAAVDVPVGVVRFDVHPGLGNVSGDTLFG from the coding sequence ATGAGCGATGTATTGAAAGCCGCATTTATCTTTGTCGCCCCCAACGCCGATCCGGCCAGCCAGCGCAGCTGGGTCAAGACCGAAGCGGTGGAGCTGCTGGCCGTGGCCGTGAAGGACTACGCCCAGGCTGAAGCCGTGGCCAGGGAACTGGTGGAAAAGGACGGCATCAAGGCCATCGAACTGTGCGGCGGATTCGGCGTGGCCGGAACGGCGCGTATCGCCGCCGCCGTGGACGTCCCGGTGGGAGTGGTCCGGTTCGACGTGCACCCCGGCCTGGGCAACGTCAGCGGCGACACCCTGTTCGGCTAG
- a CDS encoding PaaI family thioesterase has product MEIKTHESINQSLCGEPVEVTEGASTVSMTCKADMAADASGLVHGGFIFGLADYAAMLSVNHPNVVLGAAETRFLKPSRVGDVLVAKAQDQTPQERKHLVQVEVSCGEDVVFSGTFTCFVTKEHVLAGA; this is encoded by the coding sequence ATGGAAATCAAGACCCATGAAAGCATCAACCAGTCCCTGTGCGGTGAACCGGTCGAAGTGACGGAAGGAGCCAGCACGGTCAGCATGACCTGCAAGGCCGACATGGCCGCCGATGCCAGCGGACTGGTCCACGGCGGCTTCATATTCGGGCTGGCCGACTACGCGGCCATGCTCTCCGTCAACCACCCCAACGTGGTCCTCGGAGCAGCCGAGACCCGCTTCCTCAAGCCGTCCCGTGTGGGTGACGTGCTGGTCGCCAAGGCGCAGGACCAGACCCCGCAGGAGCGCAAGCACCTGGTCCAGGTTGAAGTCTCCTGCGGAGAGGACGTGGTCTTCAGCGGCACCTTCACCTGCTTCGTGACCAAGGAGCACGTGCTCGCCGGGGCATAG
- a CDS encoding carboxymuconolactone decarboxylase family protein, which translates to MDAAEKAATTLAKMTQRAGNVFPNYLAFTKEISQFGPIDHKTQELIHVACSMMSQCEMCISLHIQGAASHGATKEEIMQAAMLAISMGGSPKVMYMHYVFDELEDLFD; encoded by the coding sequence ATGGATGCAGCAGAAAAAGCAGCAACGACTTTGGCTAAAATGACTCAGCGGGCAGGCAACGTCTTCCCCAATTACCTTGCTTTCACCAAGGAGATCAGCCAATTTGGACCCATCGACCACAAGACCCAGGAACTGATCCACGTGGCCTGTTCCATGATGTCCCAGTGCGAGATGTGCATCTCCCTCCACATTCAGGGAGCGGCCAGCCATGGCGCCACCAAGGAAGAAATCATGCAGGCAGCCATGCTCGCCATTTCCATGGGCGGCTCGCCCAAGGTCATGTACATGCACTACGTGTTCGACGAACTGGAAGACCTCTTCGACTAA
- a CDS encoding lipoate--protein ligase, with translation MRYIYNPSTDPAFNLAAEELLLTQSADEIFMLWRNRPAVIVGRNQNTLAEIDETFTRERGIPVVRRLSGGGAVFHDLGNINFTFINNGNPTEGLDFERFTVPIQKALAAMGVACEFSGRNDLLIEGKKFSGNAQHFHGGRILHHGTLLFSSDMADLSGALRVDPEKYRDKAVKSVRSRVTNISSHLPAPMEVTEFIKALMDFVSGGASPDDMALTDAESKTVESMAEKRYRTWDWNFGSSPAYNFSKRTRTEGGLLDVNLYVKKGRILTARLFGDYFGVRDVDALEERLTGCRHERGEIESRLADVNLDDYLHGVTLPVLLDCLF, from the coding sequence ATGCGATACATATACAATCCGTCCACGGACCCGGCCTTCAACCTGGCCGCCGAGGAACTGTTGCTGACCCAATCCGCCGACGAGATATTCATGCTCTGGCGCAACCGCCCGGCGGTCATCGTCGGCCGCAACCAGAACACCCTGGCCGAAATCGACGAGACCTTCACCCGGGAACGCGGCATCCCGGTGGTCCGCAGGCTGAGCGGTGGCGGGGCCGTATTCCACGATTTGGGGAACATCAACTTCACCTTCATCAACAACGGCAACCCGACGGAAGGACTGGACTTCGAGCGTTTCACCGTACCCATCCAGAAGGCTCTGGCAGCCATGGGCGTGGCCTGCGAATTCAGCGGGCGCAACGATCTGCTCATCGAAGGCAAAAAGTTCTCGGGCAACGCCCAGCATTTCCACGGCGGACGCATCCTGCACCACGGCACCCTGCTCTTCTCCTCGGATATGGCCGACCTGAGCGGAGCCCTGCGCGTGGACCCGGAAAAATACCGCGACAAGGCGGTCAAGAGCGTGCGGTCGCGGGTGACCAACATATCGAGCCACCTGCCCGCCCCCATGGAAGTCACGGAGTTCATCAAGGCGCTCATGGACTTCGTGTCAGGCGGCGCCTCACCCGACGACATGGCCTTGACCGACGCCGAGTCCAAGACCGTCGAATCCATGGCCGAAAAACGTTACCGCACCTGGGACTGGAACTTCGGGTCCTCCCCGGCCTACAACTTCTCCAAGCGCACCCGCACCGAAGGCGGCCTGCTGGACGTGAACCTCTACGTCAAGAAGGGACGCATCCTCACGGCAAGGCTGTTCGGCGACTATTTCGGGGTACGCGACGTGGACGCCCTTGAAGAACGTCTGACGGGATGCCGCCATGAACGCGGCGAAATCGAGTCCCGGCTTGCCGACGTCAATCTCGACGACTACCTGCACGGCGTCACTCTGCCCGTGCTCCTGGACTGCCTGTTCTAA
- a CDS encoding MBL fold metallo-hydrolase, with the protein MSDCVDIDLVANAGVLVRGVGLGLLVDGMHDQDGHPFSRVEADDMDRMARAEGIFNRLDYLLFTHEHPDHFTPELVSEHVKRRPVRGVFLPAPTEKPEGRADLLRTLEEQGVPHWTMGPEPGDTVSVSPEPGLTVTAIGTRHMGEQFRHMRNDCLLVTLGGMNLLFTGDADHVPEYYEKALKGVALDAAFVNPIFYHNPDGQGIIDDIFSPMELVIYHMPKQGRDPYHLAFTVKRAMQRYARPDMPVHVLDAAAPHVNICRSGL; encoded by the coding sequence GTGAGCGATTGCGTCGACATAGACCTGGTGGCCAACGCGGGCGTCCTGGTGCGGGGCGTGGGGCTTGGCCTGCTCGTGGACGGCATGCACGACCAGGACGGGCATCCGTTCAGCCGGGTGGAAGCGGACGACATGGACCGCATGGCTCGGGCCGAGGGCATATTCAACCGGTTGGATTACCTGCTGTTCACCCATGAGCACCCGGATCACTTCACTCCGGAGCTGGTGTCGGAGCATGTGAAGCGCAGGCCGGTCCGGGGTGTTTTTCTGCCCGCTCCGACCGAGAAACCCGAAGGTCGTGCCGATCTGCTCCGTACCCTCGAAGAGCAAGGTGTTCCGCATTGGACCATGGGCCCCGAACCGGGGGACACCGTGTCGGTTTCACCCGAGCCCGGCCTGACGGTCACGGCCATCGGTACGAGGCACATGGGCGAGCAGTTCCGGCATATGCGCAACGACTGCCTGCTCGTCACCCTTGGAGGCATGAATTTGCTCTTTACGGGCGATGCGGATCATGTCCCGGAATATTACGAAAAGGCCCTGAAAGGCGTGGCGTTGGACGCGGCCTTCGTCAACCCGATCTTCTACCACAATCCTGACGGGCAGGGGATCATCGACGACATCTTTTCGCCCATGGAGCTGGTCATCTACCACATGCCCAAACAGGGCAGGGATCCCTACCATCTGGCCTTTACGGTCAAGCGCGCCATGCAGCGGTATGCCCGTCCGGACATGCCGGTTCACGTGCTCGATGCGGCCGCTCCCCACGTCAATATCTGTCGGTCGGGGTTGTAG
- a CDS encoding TetR/AcrR family transcriptional regulator encodes MNNKKDDKTMTPRNTANRPGAPKGPRKAEQRRANLLESAGRLFVEKGYASTTMNEIAADAGFAKGTLYHYFANKAELLQSLREDFDKRITGFIRAGVDRCPADDHRGRIRAWIQEAVDGYFALSDLHDVVIYGTEMPFRNSMLESEVTRSLAELIDDGIRAGAWEVKECRWTAVMMFYCFRGGCDEAMIGTQRPEDIPDRLYAVFLRMLGIVD; translated from the coding sequence ATGAATAACAAAAAAGACGACAAGACAATGACCCCGCGCAACACCGCCAACCGACCGGGCGCGCCCAAGGGGCCCCGCAAGGCCGAACAGCGGCGGGCCAACCTGCTGGAATCAGCGGGCCGACTCTTCGTGGAAAAAGGTTACGCCTCCACAACCATGAACGAGATCGCGGCGGACGCAGGCTTTGCCAAAGGCACGCTGTACCACTATTTCGCGAACAAGGCGGAACTGCTCCAGAGCCTTCGGGAAGACTTCGACAAACGGATCACCGGCTTTATCCGGGCCGGGGTGGATCGATGCCCTGCCGACGACCATCGCGGACGCATCCGTGCCTGGATACAGGAGGCGGTGGATGGCTACTTCGCGCTAAGCGACCTGCACGACGTGGTCATCTACGGCACCGAGATGCCGTTTCGCAATTCCATGCTCGAATCCGAAGTAACCCGCAGTCTGGCCGAATTGATCGACGACGGTATCCGTGCCGGAGCCTGGGAGGTGAAGGAATGCCGCTGGACCGCGGTCATGATGTTCTACTGCTTTCGCGGCGGCTGCGACGAAGCCATGATCGGCACCCAGCGGCCCGAAGACATACCGGACCGGCTGTACGCCGTGTTCCTGCGCATGCTCGGCATCGTCGACTAG